The Bosea sp. 685 DNA window TGAGCCGGATCGCCAGATCCTCGCCGAAACGGGCGGACAGGGCCATGGAGGGCCGCTCGGCCAGGTCAGCTACCGATTTCAGCCCGGCCCGGGACAAGGCGATGACGGTCTCGGCGCCGATCTCCAGGGCCGCGACCGGCAACGGGCGGATCATGGCCTCGTCCTCGCCCGGCGGCACGATGCCGCCCGCGCCGAAGCGGGAGAGCGCATGCGCCGCCTCCGGCGTCCCGGCGATCGCGCTGCGCTGATTGAGCCCGCCCGCCCGCAACCGCTCGGCGATCATGGCCCGAAGCGCCGCCTCGCCGCCGAAGAGATGGGCGCAGCCGGTGATGTCGAGCAGCAGGCCATGAGGCGGGTCGAGCGCGACCAGCGGCGTGAAACGGTCGCAGAAGGCGGCCAGCCGCTCAATCAGGCGCTGATCGGCCTGCGGCTCAGCCTCGGCCACGACGACGTCTGGAATCCGGGCGCGCGCATCCGCGAGCGTCAGCCCACGCGTGAGTCCGAGCCGGACGGCGCTCTGGTCGCAATCGACAAGGCGAAGGGCGTTACGCACCGTCTCGACCACCACCAGCGGCGGCTCACACCGCCCGCCGGAAGCCGGCGCCCCGCGTTCCCTCCGCAGCCGGTCCGTCGGCAGGAAAGGGAACCAGAGGGCGAGATAGCGGCGCGGCATCCTGTGCTCTCCCCTGGTTGCCGGCTCTCTCGTGGAAGGCAGCTCTCTCGTGGAAGGATTGTCGGTCACGGTCCCACTCCACACGCCACTCACGCTCACCCAGGCCGCCGCGATCGCGCAGCAGCCTGAGGCTGAAAGCCGGATCGCCCGGCGCATTGGCCTCCAGGGCTCGCGACGGCAAAGCGCGCACCAGCCAACGGGTTCGGGCGGCGCTGGCGTCCTGCCGCGCGCTCGCACGCAGCAGCACCGTCGTGACGCCGGACGCCTCCGCCGCCAGCGCCAATCGCCGGCTCGCAGTCAGGTCGAACAGGCGCGGCTCGCCCCAGGGCTCGATCAGCACCGCCCCCAGCGCCGAACAACGCGCGGCCTCCGCCCCTGCCCGCAGCACGTCCTGCGCATCGCGCGCTCGCACCAGAAGGATGCGCGACGGGTCGAGACCGAGCTCGGCCAGCCCAGGCGGATGCAAACGCCCGGTCTCGGCATCGAGAACATCCTGCCTGACCCAGAGGATCGGGCGCAGATGCGCCGCCCGGATCGTCAACCCCACGGCGAAACCCGTCGCCGCAGCGAGGTCCGCCGTTCCCGGCGCGTAAACCTCATGCAGCGCCGCGCGCGCGATGCCTCCGCCCAGCGGCTCATCAAGAGCGGGCGCGCCGAAGCTCACACGCCCGACCGCAGCCGGCGCGGTGCGCAGCGTCGCTTCGGCAAGGCTGCGCCGCAGATCGGCCAAAGCGAGAGGGGCGGGTTTCGGGTTCATCGGAGCAATTGTTCTCTCTTTGTTCTTGTATAGAACGGGCTCGCCCCGAAGGCGAGTCGCTTGAATCGGAGACCGCGTTGGAAGGCGCCCGTCCCCGCCATATTTTCGCCCGCCAAGTTTTTCGCCGGCCATGTTTTTCGGCTTTGCCCTGGCACAGGCCCGCAGACTCTGCCCCCAACGCGCCGCGGCACATAAACTGCAATCAGAGCCATTCGGAGCCATCATGCTGTTTTCCCGAATGATGGCCGGACCGGCCGATCGCGTGGCCGCCTTTCCCGATAGGCCGAGACCGATGCCCACCGACAGCGCCTTCGATCTGATCTTCCGCCAGGCCAATCTCGGCGGCCATGACGGCCCGGTCGATATCGGCATCAGCTCAGGCCGCATCGCCGCCATCGCGCAGCGGATCGTCGCGGACGCTCCCGAGATCGTCATCGACGGTCGTGCGGTGCTGCCGGGCTTCGTCGACAGCCATGTCCATCTCGACAAGGCCTGCCTGCTCGGCCGCTGCGGACATATTCGTGGCGGCCTGAAGGAGGCGATCGGCGCGGTCTCCGCGATGAAGCGTGGTTTCACCGTCGAAGACGTTCATGCGCGCGGCGCGCAGGTGCTGGAGAAGGCAATCACTAAGGGCACGACGCGGATGCGCACTCATCTGGAGGTCGATCCACGCGCGGGCCTGCGCAGCTTCGAGGCGATCAAGGCGCTGAAGCGCGATTATGCCTGGGGGCTCGACCTCTCTATCTGTGTCTTTCCCCAGGAGGGGCTGACCAATGATCCCGGCACGGAGGAGCTATTGGTCGAGGCCCTGCGGGACGGCGCGGATGTGCTGGGCGGCTGCCCCTATACCGACAGCGACCCGCATCTGCAGATCGAGCGGCTGTTCTGCCTGGCCGAACGCTTCGATCTCGATCTCGATTTCCACCTCGATTTCGATCTCGACCCGTCCTGGATGCATCTCGACGAGGTCTGCCGCCAGGCGCTGCGGCGCGGTTACCGGAACCGCGTCGCCATCGGCCATGTCACGAAACTCTCAGTGCTGCCGCCCGATGCCTTCGCAAGGGCGGCCGAACGCCTGGCCGAGGCCGGCATCGCGGTGACAGTTCTGCCGGCGACCGATCTCTATCTGATGGGCCGGGAGGTGACACATAATGTGCCGCGCGGGCTGACCCCGGCACATCGCCTGCTCGCCCATGGCGTCACCTGCTCGATCGCCACCAACAATGTGCTGAACCCCTTCACGCCCTTTGGCGACTGTTCGCTGCTGCGGATGGCGAATCTCTACGCCAATGCCGCCCAGATCGGGCCGGACGGTTTTGGCGACTGCATCGATCTCGTCACGACGCTGCCGGCACGATTGATGCGGCTCGATGATTACGGCATCGCGGTCGGCAACCCCGCCGACCTGATCGTACTGGATTCAAGGACTGCTACCGACGCGCTCGCCGAGATCGCCGAGCCCGTGCTGGGCTTCAAGAAGGGCAGGCAGAGCTTTTCGCGCCCGGCGGCGAGCTTGAACAAACCTTAGACCCGAGCGTCTTTCCTCGGAAACTCAGCCGTCATCCCGGGCTTGACCCGGGATCCATCGGAGGCCTCCGGAGCTCTATGATGGATCCCGGATCTCCGCGGAGTTTATCCTTGGGCCGATCGAAGATCGGACCCGGGGGCTGCGTCCGGGATGACGGGCGCGTTTCGGAGAAAACTCGACAAGCTCCAAGCGCTTCCCCTCCCCATCATTGCTTGGGCGCAAGCGAGTTCGGGTTGAAGGCCCCACCGAAGGGCGAGGGATTGTTCGACGAAGGCGGCGCGGCGGGAGGCGCGGGCTGGGCAGGCGGCGCCAGCGAATTTGGATTGAACGCGCCGCCGAAGGGCGACGGGTTGTTCGATGGCGCCTGGGCGGGCGCCTGCGCCGGGGCCTGCTGCTGGATGCGGTTGCGCTGCTCCTGCATCAGCCTTTCCTGCACTTGCTGCTTCTCCTGCAGGATCGCGGCGCGGCAAACATTCGCGTCGACGCGGCTTGCCGACCAGACGATGAAGCCCGTCACGCCGAGGAGCAAAACGAGGACCGCGCCCGGATGCGTCAGCAGGCGCGAGAGCGGGTTGGCGTAGAGCCGGGACTGGCCGGCCTTGCCGCTGCGCAGAAGCTCCTGGCGGCGGGTATGGGCCTCGCTGACCATCGCGCCGATCAGCGTCACCGCGATGATGATGACGGCAAGCGCCGAGAGAGGGGTCGGTGCCGAGCCTGACCTTCGAGGCGAGCGCCGTGGTGAAGGTGTTGCCCGACAGGATGGTGAAGACGGTAGTGTTGTAGTTCTCAAACGAGGCCAGGAAGGTGATGAAGGCGGCCGAGCCCAGCGCCGGCTTCATGAAGGGCAGCAGGATCTTGCGGAAGGCCTGGCCCGGCGTCGCGCCGAGATCGAGCGCGGCCTCCGTCAGCGTCGGGTCGAAGCGCTGAAGCCGGGCGTTGAGGACCAGCATAGCATAGGAGGCGATGAAGGCGACCTGCCCGAGCAGCGTCAGGAAGAAACCGTTGTAGAAGACCGTATCGTAGCTGGCGCCCACCCCGCGCCCAACAAAACTCCAGAAGACGATGGTCGAGATGCCGAGCACGACGCCGGGGATCAGGATCGGTGTGATCAGCACCGCATAGAGCCCGGCCCGCAGGCGCGGGCCGATATCGGCAAGCGCGAGCGCGCCCGCCAGCCCGAACGGCACCGCGATCGCGACCACAGCGATGCCGATCGCGAGGCTGGTCCACAGCCCGCTCATCAACCGCTCATTGCGCACCAGCACGCCGAACCAGTCGGTGGTGAAGCACTCCCAGGGCACCACCCTGGGGAAGGCAGAGGAGTTGAAAGCCGTGATCACCATGATGATCAGCGGACCGAACAGGAACAGGAAGAACAACAGCGCGTAGCTGAACGCGAAGAGGCCGCCGCCCATGCCGCGAGTGGTCATCGCCCGATCGCCCCGATCGAGACCTTGAAGACGCGCATCATCAGGAAGACGAAGGCGAGGCAGATGACGAGCAGGATGGTGGCGTAGGCGGAACCGCGCTGCCAGTCGCCGGCGTCATTGAACCATTGGTAGATGATCTGGGTGAACCAGAGGTTCGACGGGCCACCGAGGATCTGCGGAGCCGCCAGCGCACCCGCCGTCAGCATGAAGACCATGGTCGCGCCGGATGCGATGCCGGGCTTGGCGACCGGCAGCACCACGCGCCAATGCACCCGCCACCAGCTCGCGCCCATGTCGCGCGCCGCCTCGATCTGGTTGCGATCGAGCGTCTCGACCGCGTTGTAGATCGAGAACACCATCAGCAGGGTGTAGGTGTAGGCAAGCCCGGCATAGAGCGCGACATCGGCGCGGATGAAGTCGATCGGGCTCGACCACAGGCCCAGCGCCTGGCCGATGCCGTTGATGACGCCGGTCGCGCCGAACAGGATGCGGAAGGCGAAGGCGCGCAGGATGTCGTTGATCCAGAAGGGCACGATCAGGCCGATGACCATCATCCGCGCCGCGACGCCGGTGGCGGAATGGGCGAGGATGAAGGCGATCGGATAGCAGATGACGATGTCGAGCACGGTGACGATGACGGCGGCGATCAAGGTCTTGACCAGCACGCCGATGTCGAGCGTGTTCAGCGCGCCATTGCCGAACAGGAAATAGCTGTAGTTCTTCAAGGTGTAGACATCGGCCGGCCCACCGATCTCGGGGCGCGGCAGGTTGTGGCGCAGCGAGACGTCGAACATCGCCAGCTGCGGCAGCACGATCAGGACCAGCACCCAGAACAGCACCGCCCCGCCGATGAAGACCGCGACGCCCAGGCCGTGCCGCTCAGTGATGGTGCTCCAGAGTTGACGAAGCGCTGCCATGGCCTCAACCGCTCCGCGACGGATCGACGGGAAGAACGGTCGCATGCTCGGGGCGAAACCAGACGCTGGCCGCGCCGTCAGCTGCGGGCGCCGGCCCTGAGGCATCGGCATTCATGCGGTAAAGCCTGAGATCGAGCCCGTTGGCGCTGAGGTAGAGCGTGCGGATCGAGCCCTCGAACTCCTCGTTGACGCGCCTGGCGGTGATCGCATTCGTCGCGGGGGCCGCATCGGCAAGGGCGAGCTGTTCGGGCCTGACGAACAAGGTGCAGAGCTCGCCGGCCTGATAGTCGCGCCCGCCCGCCGACTGCCCGGTGAGCGGGCCGAGCGCTGTGTCGAGCGTCACCAATGCGCCTTGCTGGCCAATGACGGCGCCTGGAATCGCGTTGGTCTCGCCGACGAAGGAGGCGACGAAGGGGGTTTTGGGCCGGTTGTAGATCGTCTGCGGATCGCCGACCTGCTCGACCACGCCGGCATTCATCACCGCGACCTGATCCGACATGGTCAGGGCCTCGCCCTGGTCATGGGTGATGTAGATGAAGGTCAGGCCGACGCGCCGCTGGATGGCGCGCAATTCGGTGCGCATATGCTGGCGCAGCTTGAGGTCGAGCGCCGAGAGCGGCTCGTCGAGCAGCAGGATGTCGGGCTCGGCTGCAAGCGCGCGGGCGATCGCGACACGCTGGCGCTGCCCGCCCGAGAGTTCGTGCACCTTCTTGTCGCCGGTGCCGGGCAGCGCGATCATCTCGAGCAGTTCATCAGCGCGCTTGCGACGGTCTTTGCGCCCGACGCCACGCACCTCGAGCGGAAAGGCGATGTTCTCGGCGACCGAAAGCAGCGGAAAGAGTGCAAGATTCTGGAAGATCAGCGCGGTCGGCCGCTTGTTGGGGCCGACATTCCTCATATCCTTGCCGCCGATCAGCACGCGGCCCTCGCTCGGCTGGACGAAGCCCGAGATGCAGCGCAGCAATGTCGTCTTGCCGCAGCCCGACGGCCCGAGGAACGAGAAGAACTCACCGCCCTTGATCGAAAGATGGGCGTTCTCGACGGCCCTGTAGTTTCCGAAGCGGATCGATACGTGTTCGAGGACGACGTCCCTGGTGTTCATGCTGGTCCTGGATCGGAGGAGGCTTCGGACGGAGCGGCCTATTCGCCTGGCAAAATCACTGGTGTTTCATCACGCCGTCATCCCGGACAAGCGGCGAAGCCGCGCCGATCCGGGATCCATTCCTGAACTGTTCCAGAATGGATCCCGGCTCTCCGCGGAGTTTATCCTTGGGCCGATCGAAGATCGGGCCCGAGGGCTCCGGCCGGGATGACGGCGCAGTGATGGCAAAGGAAGTGCCTCAGGCGCTCATGAACTTGTTGGTGAATTCCGAGCGCTGGGACGCATACCAGGGCGCCTCGGCCGGCCAGGGGTTCAGCTTGGCCAGCGAGTCGCCGGGATAGGCGTCGGCGAAGTTCTTGGCGTAGACATCGCCGCCGAACTTGTCGGCGCCGACGACCGGCGAGTTGTAGCCATGGGTCTTGATCGCCTCGCCGGCGAGCTTGGCGTCGTAGCAGGCATCGATGAAGGCGTAGATCTGATCGATGTTCTTGGCGCCGATCGGCAGGGAGAGCCCGTCGACCCAGGCCATGGCGCCCTCGACCGGCGCGCGGTACATCACCGGCTCGCCGGCGGTCTTGAGCGCGATCGGAGGCCCATCCCAGGTCTGGCCGACGATGACGCCCTCGTTGAGCAGGCCGTTCTTCTGGGCGTCGGCATCGTTCCAGACCAGCTTGATGTTCTTCTTCTTCTTGATCGCGACCTCGGTCAGCTTGGTCCAGACCTCCGTCATCTTTTCGGGCGTCTTGTACGCCTCCCAGACCGAGCCCGGCGCCAGTTCGCCGCGACGCTCCATGCCGAGACCCAGGCCCAGGATCATCGAATGGCCGCGCCCCATCGTCTTGCCGGCATTGGCGTCGTCCCAGACGTCGTAATAGCTCGGCGCGGTGCCGGCGGGCGTGAACTTGTCGGTGCGCCAGGAGACGCCTTCGGTGCCCCAGATATGCGGCAGCCAATGGCTGCCCTTGCCGGCGAAGTTCCAATGCGTCTCGCCCAGCGCCATGGCCGGGTTCACCTTGTCGATCGCGACCTTCTTCATGTCGAAGGGCATCAAGAGGCCGAGATCCTTCCAGAGCGGGCTGCGGTTGACGGTCGGGGTGACGATGTCGAAGCCCTGCCCGTTCGACGCCTTCATCTTGTTGAGGATGTCGTCATTCGAGCCGATGCCGGTGAAATTGACCTTGATGCCGGTCTTCTCGGTGAAGCCCTTGACGAAGCTCTCGGGCAGATAGTCCGACCACATCATGATGTTGATCTCGCCCGAGGAAGCGAGCGCGCTGCGGCTGATGAGCGCCGGCATGGCGACGCCGGCCATGGCAGCGAGCTTAAGGACGTCACGGCGGGCGAAGGTGGTTCCAGGCTTCTCGGGCGTTCCAGGCTTCTTGGACATCGTGATCCCCTGTGATTGCGTTGGCTGTGTCTGCTTCTGATCGGAAGCCGGCTTCAAACCGGCGCGCCCCTGGATTGTTATGGGGGAGAGGCAAGCAAGATTAGAGCCACAGGTCGAATTCCATGGGTCCAGCTTCTCCTGCCATGGGCATGCCGCGCGATTGCGACAAGCCGGCGACACTGCGCCGAAACTTCAGGCGTCGAAAGATTTGAAGACCGGACCGCGACCGGAGAGATGCGTATAGGCCAGCGTCTGGTCGAGATGCCGCGCCCTCAGCGCGAGCAGCTTCTCCGCATAATGCAGCCTGACAGCGAGATGGGCCGGGTCCGACGCGAGATCGCGCGTCTCGGCGGGGTCGCGCTTCAGGTCGAAGAGCAGCGGCGGCAAGCCAGCGAAATGGACATATTTATAGGCCTCGTCGCGAATGACGGAGAGGTTGCAGGCGTTGGAGCCGAGGCCAAAATGGCGCTCCGCCACACCGGTCTCGATGTCGCGGAAATCGAATTCCCAGAAGGCCGCGTCGCGCCAGGAGGCCGGCGCCCGCCCCGCCAGGAACGGCAGCAGCGAGCGCCCGTCCTGATGGTTCAAGGGTGCTTGATCGAGCCGCTCGGCCAATGTCGGCATGATGTCGGCAGCCGAGGTGAACTGCTCGATCCTGCGGCCGGCATGCACGCCCTGGGCCGGATCGCGGATCACCAGCGGGATATGGTAGCTGCCTTCAAAGAAGCCGCCCTTGCCGAGCAGCCAGTGATCGCCGGCCATCTCGCCATGGTCGGAGCAGAAGATGATGATGGTGCGCTCCCATTCGCCACTCGCCTGCAGTCCCCGCCATATCCGGCCGAGCTGGGCGTCGACCTCGGCGATCATGCCGAAATAGGTGGCGCGCAGCGTGGCGAGTTCCCCGGCGTTCCAGTCCTGGACGCGTCCGCTCGCGCCCTGAACGAAGCCGGATTGCGTGTTCTGCGCGATCTGGAAGGCCAGATAAGAGTGAAGCGCCGCCTCGGTCGCACGGTCTGGCGCACGGACGAATTCCGGCCCGTCCTGCGCGGTGAACATCGTATTGTAGGGCGCCGGCACGACGAAGGGCGGATGCGGCCTCAGGAAGGAGAGATGCGCGAACCAGGGCGCATCCTGCTCGGAGCGCCAGCGCAGGAAGGCATCGGTCAGATAGGCGGTCTGGGTTTCGTCCCGGCCATAGGCCGGAGGCGCGTTGCCGAGCGTACCGCCCTGCCCTGTCGGCGCATGCACGCCGCGATCGGTCGCGCTCTCATGCCCACGCGAGCGGAGCCAGGACAGCCAGGGCTTTTCGTGTTCCGGCAGCAATTCACGCACGGAAAAGCCCGGCAGCACGCCCTCATAGGTCGTCAGATGCGGGTCGCCCGGCGGCAAGGTCCGGGGATCAAGCGAGACGTCGGTGTAACCGAACAGCGTCGGGTCATAGCCCGCCCGCCGGCCAAGCCTGGCGAGGTTGTCGAAGCGATCATCCAATGGCGAACCATTGCGGCAGACGCGATGGTTCATCTGGTAAAGGCCGGTATAGAGCGCCGCCCGCGCCGGCGAGCAAGGCGCCGCTCCCGCGTAATGACGCGCGAACAGCACGCCCTCGGCTGCCAGCGCATCGATATTCGGCGTCCGCACGCTGGGATGGCCGACAGCCGAGAGGCAGTCGCCGCGCCATTGGTCGGCGGTGATCAGAAGGACGTTGGGCCTCATGCCGTCGCCATCTCTCAGCGGTCGTCCTCCAGCCGGTCGATCAGGGCCGGCAGCTCGGCGACAGTGCCGATGACATAGTCCGCACCGGCCGCGATCAGCTTGGCGGCAACGCGTTCATGCAGCGCCTGCCGCTCGGCGGGGCTGAGCGCTGCAAGTTCGTCCGGCGTCAGGCCGGCCTCATTGCCCGACAGAGTCAACCCGACCGTGACGCAGCCCGCCTCGACGCCCTCGGCAATGCCGGGCTCGGTATCGTCGACCTTGATCACGGCCGAGGCGGGATGGACCATCAAATCGAGGAAGCATTTATACATGCCGATCGCGGTCGGCCGTCCCAACGGCAGATCATCGGCGCAGACGAGATTGTCGGGCGCATAGCCCTGCGCGGCTGCCAGCGGCAGCACGCGCTGCATGATCGAACGGGTATAGCCCGTGGTCGAGCCGATCTTCATGCCCTTGGCGCGGATATGATTGACGGTTTCGAGCGCACCGGGCACCAGCGTGCAGTAATTGCTCACCACCTCCTCATTGAGGGGGACGAAGAGCTTGTAGACGGCGTCGATCGCGGCCTCGTCCGGCAATGCGCCCTGCGCGGCCCGCCAGCCTTCGGCGATATGGGGTTCCGCCAGCATCGCGGCGATATGCAAGCGCTTGGGCAGGCCCATCGGCTTGCGGGCATCGGGGATCGTCACCGCGACGCCGAATTTGGCGAAGGTGTCGACGAAAGCCCCCATCGGCGCAAATGAGCCGAAATCGATCATGGTGCCGGCCCAATCGAACACCACCGCCTTGAATTTGCTCATGCCGAGATCATCCTTGCCGCCCATAGAGTTCGTCGATGGTTTCCTCGCCGATCCCGAAGGCCGTCGAGGCGCCGCAGCCGCTGGTGACGACGACGATACGGACGGAATCGGACGGCTTGTCGGTGAAGCGCCAACGGCCATCGGCCGAGGCATAGGTGCCGATCCAGCGCTCGACGACCTCCCGGCCCGGTAGGTCGAGCACCGCGTCGAACTCGTCGAGGATCAGGCGATCGACGCTTTCGGACCCGAAGGGGTCGGGCGTCGCGGCATAATGATGGCTGTCGCCGACGACCAGCGAGCCGTCGGCCGATTGGGTCACGATCAGGTGGACGCCGTTTTCGCGATGGGCCGCCATCTCGGCGTCGAGCCGCCGCATCAACGGCTCGGCCTCCGGCAATTCGGCATAGCCGAGATAGCGGCCGAGCCCGAGATCGGACATGACCGCGGTCCCCAGGGCAACGGATGTGGCAGGCCTGACGCGCATCATCTGCAGCTTGCAACGGGTCACGCCATAGGCTGCGATCCGCTCCGGGAACAGCGCCGTGAACTCGTCGCCGGGGCAGACAATCACGGCCTCGGCCTCGATGACGCCGCCATCGGCGGTGATCAGGCGCGGGGCCTCGACCGCGACGACGCTCGTGCCCCAGCGAAATTCGACGCCATGGCGCTCAGTAAGGAAGCGCGCGACCAGCGGCACCGCCTGGCGCGATTCCACGCGCACCTCATGGGGGCTGTACAAGGCGAAGCGCGTCGCCTCGGGCCTCAGGCAAGGCACATGCGAAAGCGCCTGTCCGGCGCTGAGGCGTTCGCAGCCCTCCCCCATCTCGCTCGCCAGGAAGGCCTCGATCACGGCCTCCGATTCCGGCAAGCGAGCGGCCAGGACGAGCCCGCGCTGGAGGATGTCGATGCCGGCCGCATCCGCGATCTCGACCCAGATTTCGCGGGCGCGCCGGGCAAGGCTCCAGCAATCGCCGGCGCCCTGCCCCGTCACCGTGACGAAGCCGAAATTGCGCACCGAGGCGCCATTGGCCTGCGCGTCGCGATCGATCACGACAACACGCTTGCCGCGCTTCGCGGCCGCGAGCGCATGGCCGAGTCCGACGATGCCGGCACCGACGATGGCGAGATCGAAGGTCGTCATCAGGCTTCCCGATGAACCTGGAAGCCGGCGAAGGACTGGCTTACCGGCATGATCTCGAGGCTATTGACGTTCACATGCGCGGGCTGCGTCGCGATCCAGAAGATCGTCTCGGCGATGTCGTGCGGCTGCAATGCGTTGGCTCCGCCATAAAGCGCGTCATAGGCCTTCTGGTCGCCGCCATTGCGCACCAGTGTGAACTCGCTCTCGCATAGGCCGGGCTCAATCGAGGTCACGCGCACGCCCTTGCCATGCAGGTCGGAGCGCAGCCCGAGCGAGAACTGCTGCACGAAGGCTTTCGTGGCGCCATAGACGTTGCCGCCGGAATAGGGCCAGTTCGCCGCGACCGAGGCGATGTTGACGATCGCGCCCTTGCGCTCGATCAACCCCGGCAGCAGGTGATGCGTCAGCGTCACGAGACCGGTGACATTGGTGCCGATCATCGTCTTCCAGTCGGAGAGCGCGGATTGCGGAGCCGGCTTGGTTCCGAGCGCGAGGCCGGCATTGTTGACCAGCACGTCGATGCCCTTGAAACCTTCGGGCAGGGCCGCGAGCGCCACCAGCATCGCCGCCTCGTCGGTGATGTCGAAGGCGGCGCCGTGGAAGGCCTCGCCGAGTTCGGCCTTCAGCGCGTCCAGCCGTTCAGCGCGCCGGCCCGTGCCGATGACCTGCCAGCCGGCCTGAACGAAGCGGCGCGCGGTCGCCGCCCCGAAGCCCGCCGTCGCACCCGAAATCAGAATCGTCTTGGCCATCGCCGTCCTCATGCGCCTTTTAAAACTTACGCAGCTTTGCAGGAGCAACGCCCCCCGTGACAAGGCGATGACCTCGCGCCTTCGACGCTGGACCTAACGAATGTCGCGCCTGGCTCTACGATCGGCCCGGCCCGCGCGCCTAAAGCAGCACGACCCAGAGGCGAACGCATTCAGGAGAGCGCGATGGACCAGCAGCCCCTCAACATGGACCATCACTGGCTCCCCTTCACCAACA harbors:
- a CDS encoding alkaline phosphatase family protein, whose amino-acid sequence is MRPNVLLITADQWRGDCLSAVGHPSVRTPNIDALAAEGVLFARHYAGAAPCSPARAALYTGLYQMNHRVCRNGSPLDDRFDNLARLGRRAGYDPTLFGYTDVSLDPRTLPPGDPHLTTYEGVLPGFSVRELLPEHEKPWLSWLRSRGHESATDRGVHAPTGQGGTLGNAPPAYGRDETQTAYLTDAFLRWRSEQDAPWFAHLSFLRPHPPFVVPAPYNTMFTAQDGPEFVRAPDRATEAALHSYLAFQIAQNTQSGFVQGASGRVQDWNAGELATLRATYFGMIAEVDAQLGRIWRGLQASGEWERTIIIFCSDHGEMAGDHWLLGKGGFFEGSYHIPLVIRDPAQGVHAGRRIEQFTSAADIMPTLAERLDQAPLNHQDGRSLLPFLAGRAPASWRDAAFWEFDFRDIETGVAERHFGLGSNACNLSVIRDEAYKYVHFAGLPPLLFDLKRDPAETRDLASDPAHLAVRLHYAEKLLALRARHLDQTLAYTHLSGRGPVFKSFDA
- a CDS encoding extracellular solute-binding protein, which produces MSKKPGTPEKPGTTFARRDVLKLAAMAGVAMPALISRSALASSGEINIMMWSDYLPESFVKGFTEKTGIKVNFTGIGSNDDILNKMKASNGQGFDIVTPTVNRSPLWKDLGLLMPFDMKKVAIDKVNPAMALGETHWNFAGKGSHWLPHIWGTEGVSWRTDKFTPAGTAPSYYDVWDDANAGKTMGRGHSMILGLGLGMERRGELAPGSVWEAYKTPEKMTEVWTKLTEVAIKKKKNIKLVWNDADAQKNGLLNEGVIVGQTWDGPPIALKTAGEPVMYRAPVEGAMAWVDGLSLPIGAKNIDQIYAFIDACYDAKLAGEAIKTHGYNSPVVGADKFGGDVYAKNFADAYPGDSLAKLNPWPAEAPWYASQRSEFTNKFMSA
- a CDS encoding ABC transporter permease, with protein sequence MTTRGMGGGLFAFSYALLFFLFLFGPLIIMVITAFNSSAFPRVVPWECFTTDWFGVLVRNERLMSGLWTSLAIGIAVVAIAVPFGLAGALALADIGPRLRAGLYAVLITPILIPGVVLGISTIVFWSFVGRGVGASYDTVFYNGFFLTLLGQVAFIASYAMLVLNARLQRFDPTLTEAALDLGATPGQAFRKILLPFMKPALGSAAFITFLASFENYNTTVFTILSGNTFTTALASKVRLGTDPSLGACRHHHRGDADRRDGQRGPYPPPGASAQRQGRPVPALRQPALAPADASGRGPRFAPRRDGLHRLVGKPRRRECLPRRDPAGEAASAGKADAGAAQPHPAAGPGAGARPGAIEQPVALRRRVQSKFAGAACPARASRRAAFVEQSLALRWGLQPELACAQAMMGRGSAWSLSSFLRNAPVIPDAAPGSDLRSAQG
- a CDS encoding ABC transporter permease encodes the protein MAALRQLWSTITERHGLGVAVFIGGAVLFWVLVLIVLPQLAMFDVSLRHNLPRPEIGGPADVYTLKNYSYFLFGNGALNTLDIGVLVKTLIAAVIVTVLDIVICYPIAFILAHSATGVAARMMVIGLIVPFWINDILRAFAFRILFGATGVINGIGQALGLWSSPIDFIRADVALYAGLAYTYTLLMVFSIYNAVETLDRNQIEAARDMGASWWRVHWRVVLPVAKPGIASGATMVFMLTAGALAAPQILGGPSNLWFTQIIYQWFNDAGDWQRGSAYATILLVICLAFVFLMMRVFKVSIGAIGR
- the phnX gene encoding phosphonoacetaldehyde hydrolase, which codes for MSKFKAVVFDWAGTMIDFGSFAPMGAFVDTFAKFGVAVTIPDARKPMGLPKRLHIAAMLAEPHIAEGWRAAQGALPDEAAIDAVYKLFVPLNEEVVSNYCTLVPGALETVNHIRAKGMKIGSTTGYTRSIMQRVLPLAAAQGYAPDNLVCADDLPLGRPTAIGMYKCFLDLMVHPASAVIKVDDTEPGIAEGVEAGCVTVGLTLSGNEAGLTPDELAALSPAERQALHERVAAKLIAAGADYVIGTVAELPALIDRLEDDR
- a CDS encoding ABC transporter ATP-binding protein, giving the protein MNTRDVVLEHVSIRFGNYRAVENAHLSIKGGEFFSFLGPSGCGKTTLLRCISGFVQPSEGRVLIGGKDMRNVGPNKRPTALIFQNLALFPLLSVAENIAFPLEVRGVGRKDRRKRADELLEMIALPGTGDKKVHELSGGQRQRVAIARALAAEPDILLLDEPLSALDLKLRQHMRTELRAIQRRVGLTFIYITHDQGEALTMSDQVAVMNAGVVEQVGDPQTIYNRPKTPFVASFVGETNAIPGAVIGQQGALVTLDTALGPLTGQSAGGRDYQAGELCTLFVRPEQLALADAAPATNAITARRVNEEFEGSIRTLYLSANGLDLRLYRMNADASGPAPAADGAASVWFRPEHATVLPVDPSRSG
- a CDS encoding amidohydrolase family protein; the protein is MPTDSAFDLIFRQANLGGHDGPVDIGISSGRIAAIAQRIVADAPEIVIDGRAVLPGFVDSHVHLDKACLLGRCGHIRGGLKEAIGAVSAMKRGFTVEDVHARGAQVLEKAITKGTTRMRTHLEVDPRAGLRSFEAIKALKRDYAWGLDLSICVFPQEGLTNDPGTEELLVEALRDGADVLGGCPYTDSDPHLQIERLFCLAERFDLDLDFHLDFDLDPSWMHLDEVCRQALRRGYRNRVAIGHVTKLSVLPPDAFARAAERLAEAGIAVTVLPATDLYLMGREVTHNVPRGLTPAHRLLAHGVTCSIATNNVLNPFTPFGDCSLLRMANLYANAAQIGPDGFGDCIDLVTTLPARLMRLDDYGIAVGNPADLIVLDSRTATDALAEIAEPVLGFKKGRQSFSRPAASLNKP
- a CDS encoding TIGR03364 family FAD-dependent oxidoreductase, with the translated sequence MTTFDLAIVGAGIVGLGHALAAAKRGKRVVVIDRDAQANGASVRNFGFVTVTGQGAGDCWSLARRAREIWVEIADAAGIDILQRGLVLAARLPESEAVIEAFLASEMGEGCERLSAGQALSHVPCLRPEATRFALYSPHEVRVESRQAVPLVARFLTERHGVEFRWGTSVVAVEAPRLITADGGVIEAEAVIVCPGDEFTALFPERIAAYGVTRCKLQMMRVRPATSVALGTAVMSDLGLGRYLGYAELPEAEPLMRRLDAEMAAHRENGVHLIVTQSADGSLVVGDSHHYAATPDPFGSESVDRLILDEFDAVLDLPGREVVERWIGTYASADGRWRFTDKPSDSVRIVVVTSGCGASTAFGIGEETIDELYGRQG